From Cotesia glomerata isolate CgM1 linkage group LG3, MPM_Cglom_v2.3, whole genome shotgun sequence:
TAGGGGCCTTTACATTCACGCAGCGTGGATTTAAGGCCTTTATATTCACGCGGCGTGGATTTATCAGGACTTTTTTTACGTATGAATAAACATGTccatttttcttattttgttttgtcacaaaattttatgactaattccaaattgttaattgacataatttacattattataaGAGGAATGGGTACATCTTATGTACCCACAACTTCATCGGAAGCTTCTTGTGAGATCTggaattgaaatatttttaataagttggttttaaaataaattaaacttttaaatgtatttttatcaattgtcAATAGTATTCAATTGAAACAATATCAAGCTTTAccttttttttccaatttgtttatcaattaattttctttaacatctttaaataattcatctaTAATCTCTTGCATAGATACTTTCCGTTTTTCACCGGattcatgttttttattagagcttttttctttctttttatttcatttattttttatctcaatttttttttgtttcagaccGAGGCACTGTATTTTTCATACGCCGTTATTCATTGCTAGACCATTTCCCAGTTTTACGATAAATATTAAGATtttctgactttttttttctctttctgtttatttttatatttgataaaattagtaTTAACAGAATATTCTTCAAAAGACTATGAATTCCGATTTTTCAGTTCTGTTATATGGTATTCGTAAAAGACCAAAAGCCTTAGCTGTCAGAAcgagatgtaatttttttcttttaaaatttcattaaattcatattTACTCTACGATTTTATGTATGAAACAAAACCACTATTATCGAGCTGTAAATTTCTCATGGAATTCAAATATTGTTAAAGGATCAAAATACCTTTTAGACTAttctaatttttgattttttttcctcattaACCAAAGTAACAATGCAAAAGTTGCTCTTCAATGATTAGTGTAAATTAGAAGTCAAATTCACTACAAATCCAGGTTTTTCAAATATTGCTGTTAGATTGAAGCCAATCTGCTAACGCAATTTAAAGTCAGTGTCAGGTGAAAAATTGATGGCAAATAAACTGTAAAAGTTGGAATGTCCTATTAATAAAaccgaaaattttatttctttcagtCTATATGCAGTTTGCAAGCAAACTGAAAGAGGTAGGCAGAAAGTTCCGAGATGTGTTCACGTTCAATGGAAAGTTATATGTAATTAGACCTCAAAGAACTATTTCCTCTAAGATTCTGTATTTGTTGCATTTAGAGCGGATGAAATCGGACTTTCCTGAAAACTTACTTCGTTGTTTAACCAGGCCCTCACTTTCTTATTTATGTGATCCTTGTTGTTGATGTCCTATAAACACacgaaaatttaaatgtaGTATAcaagttgaataaaataaaaattgaacggaaattataatactaaattaaatagataccttaagttattttttaattgtgatATTATGTTTTCGAAGACCATGTAGTTTGTCTTCTTTAGGAGGTAAATGAACTCGGTACTGTATCAAACAAGTTGGAGGTACTGAGAATCTTGGAGAAATTGACTTGAAGTTTAACAGCAttgtttatcatttaattaaaaactggattttcatttaattaaaaaaaatattaaaaattgactaaaatattgaatatcaATTCATTTGATAAGGATTGGAAAGTCAGAAAAgatgattataaatattaaatacctGTAtacgtttttaattattcattttattttgatgtttttttttttcttaaatctctttgatataaaatttttgtctaacGATGCCACGTAGCAAGCTTATTTCGTCAAGAGGAAAATTCATTTTCCAcacatttatattattatctttaatatCGTCGTTATTATGTATTAGTctcgttcattttttttataattttgttgattCAAAATATGTTTACaccattaattttttcaactttcgaattattattaattttttaattgatttgtaattcttaattaatttaataacattatttatttatatcgcaTCATATTAATTTTAGACTTTTCCGATGTTAGGTTCTATTTATACATTTACATATTTAACTCGTTTACAAGcgttttatagaaatttaattaatatattataaatatggtaattatataaattttaatttatgtttagctgtttattttaaatacagtaatcataaaaaaactgtagtttaaaatattaatattgttgatatataaatattaaataaaatattcaacatTTGTATAcgagttaatttattttcttctcaCGATTGAATTATAACTTTTCTCTTTCATTTCACGTATGTTGACgaaattgagaaaatttattacgtacatttttctcaattacccacaatttttttatgctctCAAAAAGCactttgttataaaaattaatcaaatgatgatgatgatgatgatgatggtgataataaattactctCCGTAAtataacattaataaattattaatacgcttgttgaatttaaaatatgacctattttttttttcatattctcatgttaattacaaatataacATAAGAACGAAGCTACATATTCCGTATTTAGtctaataattgtttaatcaattttcgagtataattaatttatttacttttattcaaCTATTGTATTTGCAATCGACAACTATAATGGTAGTATTCTTATGAAGTTGGGGAATGATATTCTTATTTTCATATAAGTACGCGAGTATTTAtaccaataaaatatttttcaagaagagtaattttgtttttctacatctttttatttgatttttataacgCAATGAGAACCGAACTACATAtgaacataataaaatttcttaattttaattttacgagcgcatagtttttcattaattttataactaaattaGTGGGCGCATATCAAGCCGAGGAGTTATTTCATCTagaaaagttttatttgtGATCCAGCACTTAAAGTTTTTTCTTTGCCTTTGTTTagtttaacttttttaattttttttagctaaattATCAaggatgaaaaataattgaatttgatACCTAATCAGCAAAgcaagaatatttaaaaaaaaaaagttaaagattaagtcaaataatttgtttatttcaacAACAATCGTTTGACTAAACTATAATTTAGTTGAATTGATTTATAATGAATGAATCGGGGacgtaaatttaaataaaatctacgTAAAAACCCCGAAGTGTCACGAAggttacattttttattttacgatcTTATAATCGTTTGTAAGATTACAGATGTAATGAGAATCAAACCGACAGACGGAAACGTATTCCTGAGTTGAGAGAATAGTTATAGcgtgtaataattaaatataaattgagacgcaatatttttttttttcatgatttgAGCTGATTAACATAACAGTGTCATTTAGTATTGCATTGAAACATTGCTCTTATGAAAAAGAAGTTATTCATTCATCATACATCTCAGttaccaataaaaaataaataataaggtaCGAACTTGAGCATTATGTAgaagtgtaataaaaaaatttcaatgcaAATTATCAGCAGCAATAACTGACACTAAATACTCAAAACAACAGATGTAAAAAGCTCAAATAAACTCACTTTTATTCAAgatctatttattaatattgaatgtttacTTAGAGCCTTTTTTATGCCTCAATATAAGTTATTTTGCGCctcaataaaaatactaacGTTTCTCTCTTCTCAACCGGCGTCGTAGCTATTGATTATGAGGTAAAATAACTGGTATAGCTTGTTGAGCACCAGGTGGTGGTTGAGCTGGTAAATACGGCATGTGTTGCGGTGGAATTGATAAATGTGGTGGAATTAATGGACACATTAATGGGTAATTCGGTGTGTGACCTTGAGGTGGTGGTTGTGGATATGATGCTTGTGGTGTACCCGATGGATTATAAGCACCAGGCGTATGCTGGGGATTTTGATTAGCCGGTGATTGTGTTTGACTCTGGGGTTGTTGTCCTACGTGATGTTGATGAGGATGTCCATGATGTCCCATATATTGAATACCAGGATTTTGAGGCCCAGGTGActcatgatgatgatgatgataaggCGTAGCCATATGTGGCGGTGGTTGTGGTGCTTGCACCATACGAACCATTTGTTGATAAGTTGGTTGTCCTGGATAAGGCACCTGAAATGATGGATGCAACGGGGCAGGAGCAAGCAATGGTTGGCCTGTTGCGGCTGCTACTTGCATTTGTGATGCAATATCTGGTGCTCGATGTTGCATCATTGGTACTAGAGTAAAGTTAAAAGATAATTCAATAACCAGcggtttttataataattgattgtaaaatataaatataatcaaGAGCTTGCGTTAGTACCTAGATACTGACCCTTCCTGAACCTCGCTACAGGTTGGGCTTGAGGCTGAGAAAAGGCGGTTGGTGGTTGACTTGTCATGACATAGGCTGGTGTCATAACTACTGTTGTAGGCATAGCTCCAGAATATTGTGGTGTTTGAGGTGTATGTGGTCTGCTTGGAGTTGGTGTACTTGGCGAACGCTGAAAGATATTATCAGTCttcattatttgaattaaCAGTTTAACTAATGTATTTTCGTACCGGTGTAAATGGCTTTGCGTTTGGATTGAATTCTTTCGCATTTGGATTTAATGTTGACTTTTTAAACGaagttgttattttttcaatagcagGTTCGTGACTTTGCTGCATCGGCGGTGTGGTTTGTTGCTGTACTTGAGGTGGTGTTGTAGGCTGTAAAGATGTTGAACCTGTAGGTGGTTTTGAAGCAATAATTGGTTCTTCTTGTACCGTTTGATGTTGCTGTTGGTGAGACCCTTGATGTTGTGGAGGCTGTGTTAACGGCTTTTGATGTTGATGAACGGTTGGATGATGTGATGGCGGCATAGATTGTTGAATATGTGTATCTTGATGATGcgattgttgttgttgttgtttacGTGGAATGGATGGAGTTTCCTGCGTTTGTGGATCAGCTAATTTGAAATCTGATGAAAATTGTCTCAATTCAGCGTGTTGTTCATCTCTTGGTCTAGgagttgaaatttttctatgaTCAGATTTACTAGTGAGAAGATCATTGCGCTGACCTTCAAGTGAATTTTGTTGCTGAATAGAACTATGAGGAGTATGAGGTGATGGCTGTTGCTGCTGTTGCTGTGGTGATGGAGTTGGTGgttgctgctgttgttgttgtggTGGtggttgctgttgctgttgttggggctgctgttgttgttgttgctgctgctgttgttgttgatgAGAAGTCGCAGTCTGTGGAAACGGTGCAGGAGGCGCTTTATCTATTTGATAACCTTGTTGTCTTCCTGGGCGCTCTCgtttttcaagatttaatttatttgatggtGGTAGCTGCTGTGGAGCAAATGCAACTTGTGACATAGTTGATCCGTGTTGATGCTGAGTTTGCATTTGAGGTATAACTGGCATTGCTGTCACAGGCAGAGGTTGCGTTGTTGGTGGTTGAACAAACGGAGGCGGTGTATTGTAAGTAACAACAACACCACTTGGTGGCATGGCCATTATCGGATGTTGTACTGGAGGATGATTTGACGGACCTCCTAGTGGAATGTTACTTGGCTGAGAAGAATTCGTTGTTGATCCCGGAGGTGGATGgttaaacatatttttattatttactgtaCTAGGTGACGGTGGCGGTGGAGTTGATCGTGTTAATTTACCAGAATTAACGCTATTTCTTTTTGCAGGAGGGACGTATTTAGGTTCATTATTTGGTCGAATCACAGCAGCAAAACGTTCTTCCTCATCACCATTTTCAAGATCTAATCGAGCTTTATGATTAGGTTGAGCCTCTATTTCGTTAGCTATCTCTGATGCTTTTTGCTCTTGATCCTTGAATTCCTTAGTATCTTTACGATGTAATGGAAGAGTATAACCAACCAAAGACGGTTCAAACGTAGTCTGTACACCATATATTTGTTCATTTCTACTGAACATTTCATGAGCAGGCCAGCcattctgaaaaaaaagtaaataaaagaaaaacaataataataatagtttcagatatttaaactttgaatgtaatattaatgaataaattcatACAGAAGCTCCGTCCAATTCATAATCGTCGCCATTTATTGTTGCTGGTGCATCCCATGGTTCAAGTTCTTTTTCTCCTACTAAGCCATTAAACTTACTAATTGATGTGTCAGTTTGAAATGTATTTCTTATTGCGTAATCTAAGTCTACATCTTTTGCAGACATTGTAATAATATCTTGAGGTTTGAATATAAGTTTTTCAACCACAGTATCTACGCAAATTTCGCCTGAGCTCTCTACACGATGAGCCATTTCCAGAACTACTTCAAATTGGCTAGAAAAAGTTCTAAATATACCTTCGTATAATGAACCATTTTGAGTTTGGATCTGTAAAAAAAGTACAAGTATATATAAACATGtttacttatatataaataaataacagctACAAATACAATTGTTTATAATCAATCAATAAAgaggatttaattaattaatttatttatttgttacctGAACTATATTGCCAACATGGCTTGTTATCGCATGCATAAAATGAGCATTGTTGTAAACCCCTTCGGCAACAACACTTCTCTCTTGAGGACCTCGAGCTCGAGGAGATCTATGAATACAAATAATTTGttacttcaattattatttagactTAAAATGTGCTTATAAAAGTAGAACATGACTAAATAAAAGTATCATTgatagataaataataaaaattctattaagtGATTCACAGTTAATTTAGTAGCTGACATTTTGATAaacttaaaagtaataaaataaaataattcaaattatatatatatatatatatatatatatatatatatatatatatatatgctatatatatatatatatatatatatatatatattacctAGTTGGATTAGAacgattttttcttttgttattCATGGTACTGATTAAAGAGAAATCCTAGTCACTGAATTGCAGATATTTGTCGCCTGTTAATTGGGCGCTTTCTCGTTTCTTAGTGTGGAccggaattttgaaaaacttccttataatatttaataaaacaaattaatttttagttttaaacaaaaatttgaactGTTCGGTTGAATAATTTTCACGAGAAAATGCCAACTGAAATGATTTATGAATGATGGCAAAGGTCAATTGAGTTGGTATAATTTTGTAACATGAACGATTGAATTTTGAGGTTATGCTGATGACGCGCCTAGATTACTCGAGGCAAGGTATGTACTAGTAAACACTTATTACTGTGTATATATAACgagataaatttttgtttacgaaaataaaataaatcactaGCCACACCTCGTGGCAAAGATTACTGACAATAGAAGAGAGAGAAGACCAACTTGGGCCACCACGAAAATTGTAATTCTATGTCGTGTGTGACGTAACTCAGCGCTCTTCTGCCCCTCGTTCTTGTTAGCTGTATGGAATCGTCgcgattatttttgaaaaggaACGGGAACAGTCACGTTTTTACGTTTGTTTATCGCGTAAACCACGCGTCTTCGTATTCATGCGATAACACCCACGACTTCCGATTCCACTCACGCTTATCGAATTTTATACTATTAATCAACATGTGGTGAACGAGAGAATAATCTTtagtatatatagatagattgTCATCTCGTCTTGATCTCCGTGAAACTCTTAGGCGAGCTTTCACTATCCAATCAGATACTTTCTTTATTGCTTTATAACCAATCCCGTGTCGACTTCACAAATGTTTGCATCGCGCGTTTCTTTTTACTGTCttttcattcttatttataattgctcttgaaatttatttatattgtattaaaatatttattattttttaagttttaaaaacacattacaaaaatttgttttctttttttaatttttgatgaatagaataattagaaaaaaaatagaaaattgatttagaaaaatcaatttttttctcttttagatcaaataattgaaattccttaaaattttttttaattctttaaggtaaaagccccaatagatgatcatgtaccagtatatgattactccatgtatttgtatacctatatttatgaatatagatatacaaatacatggagtgatcatatactggtacgtgatcatctattggggcttttaccttactttttataagcttttaaaaaaaattttagtatgttgatttttagatttttaataaattgacaaaGCCTCAATCCTAAGCAATCATTGTTTATATCTTAATAACAAGtaagaaaattcaaattaataaattgtgatGCAGGAttggttattatttttttttatagtaaaaatttatcaaaaaaaatatgaatttgtgaattataaaatataaaatagcctatacatatgtatcattttgtatttttcatttaacaCAAAACTATGAACAAactaatcttaaaaattttgttgtttatatcataactttaaaattttttaatcgaaagcCATTGAGGTCGAAAAGTATTAGCTGTATCTTAACTGTATCTTCAATCATTTCACTTTTTaagttacatttttaataattaaacaatttaacaatcattacaacaaaaataacaaaattttaacttttatttgaattttacaCTACTTGATCTACAAATAAAACggaaattaaaatcataatttattctTCTATACGCTTTTTAGAAGAaagatttaattacaaataccaatacaaattatattatcaatGTATTTTGTATAAACAAAGTTctgtttttaattgaatataattttttcataaaatatttattttgacaaatTATCGACTTTACCAAACGAGTTTTCTTCCATGTGAATCGCCTTAAACATGGAAACTATACTGTAACAGTTTACACACTGTATACAATCTCTAcagtcttaaaattattaaaattttctattcataTATGCCTATTTATTCAGCACTACTTATCTATTAAGtagatttttatgatttatattTAGAGCCTGTTTTTCAAAcgatagtttttaaaaaataaaattttcttaaaactatattttttttgtttctcttATGTTGATATAGGAATAAAACTCTGTTTTAGCAACAAACAcattttgaaaaactggcccttagtGTTAAGTACAATAATTTAGgcgtgaaaataataaaaaaattaatttcaaattatttctgaacttaaatattattaataaataataataatatcaaatgGTAAAATATATCGGCTCATTCATATTATCTCGAAAAGTCACTTTTCAATAGCACTTTTGCACATGCGTAAAataatgtattattaaaaaaatattattattatttgagctaaataaaaaaaaaaaataattgggcttaaaaaaaaaaatataaatttattcacggaaaaaagaaaactcgaaaaattacattataaatagtaataagtgtCCCGTCGTattaaaaactagaaaaattacagtttgaaataacatttttctaaattcaaactttgaatgttaatttccagagctttcaatgtaaatattacattctacaatgtaattcttataaaatctataataattacattctgaaactgtaatttttccagttttcatcacggagcgccacgttacattatataatataatttttttatttttcttttttccgtgttcatttaatattaataaaataaattatttttattcaacctAAAACAATAGTCGTTAATTATGCATAATTGTACATTTTGAAatcatgataaatatttgaagcTGTGATtaccctgattaaaaaaaaatattgagacaaagaaagaAGCTTCTATActagtattgaaaagtattagttttctagtcaatcaaatacttttttctttgtctcaatacttttttttaatcagggtaatactattaatttttttttccaatttttaagtaaatttatataaattaaaaatcacttaagaataaatatttttatagtttaatcaGTCACTTGCTCAAATAGTGATCATTGCTCATAAACGTTGAAAGATGATTGCGAACGATCAGAATAGTGAATGTCATAGATCGCATTGAGCTGTTTTACGATCATTTTGAtcttatttgttacaaaacgATCAATCTCTTTAACGacattaataatattcattgCCTGATCCAATTCCTTGTTAATTCTTTCTGTTCTTTCTTCGAAATTCTCGTAACTTTGAAAATGTGGTTTAGCAGATAACATTTTAACCACTTTATCTAAAGTTTGTTTGTGATCTTTAGTAAATTTTTCCGCTGTTGCAGTGATTAAAATCTGTAAAAACAAACAGATAATTATAAcataataatctttattatgCATATATTTTATCGGAATCAAAATGTTTAAATCTAAATGTCATTTATCAACCTTAaatataagaattttaaataatcaaatactCATGCATTCacaaaaacaataaacaaaCTATGTtgaaaaagataatttaaagtttaatcagtaagataaataatattatcagtttccgtttataaaaaaacttaccaTAAACATTGCTGACAGAATCACGCTTGTTTTCCAGGAAGTAATTTCCATTTCTATAAATGTAAAATGAAGATTATATCCAATACAAAATAAGTTAAAGAATgcacaatattaaattatggTTATTACAATAACTTAGTAcgttttcaatgaaaaattatttttatttattttattttagggTAAAAATTCTAACACCCAAGAGCATGCAATGTTTTAAGTATATTTTCACAGAATGACAATAAAATACATCTAAAATACATTAACTGCTGAAGTCTTAcattttactgaaaaatatgCTGACAAAAAAACGAAAGAATTAACAAAAAGATTTGAATTACACTGACCTCATGATAATTTACTGAAATGTAGTTATTTGATAATCTAAAATAagattaaacaattaaattacattgaCCTTATTGTAATGAGTTGGAatgcatttattttataaaaaataatttagatatgaaacaaatttattcttttcctattactaaattattaaaatttcaaaaagatgacgtgagtacaaaaaaaaacataagacACAACATAACAAAAATCAATATATGTACTATTgcagaaaatataaattaatataaaatatattaattgtaaataaacgTTACCTTTATTTTGAGGCTTCAGTTTCTGTCAATTTACGTCTTAACttggtttcaaaatttttagttgttTCAAGAACTAGTTCCATGGCTTCTTTACTGATTCTTTTTATATCTTCTTGAATTTTTGCAGAATGATTTGTAATTGCTTTCAAAGCTTTTAAGCTTTTAAAGCTCTGATTTTTCGATGAGAGTATGGAACCATTGAGTTAACTTTTCCTTGAATTGATTTTCGTGATCTTGGGCGTTTAGAATTTGTGCATCAATGTTATCAGTGACTGGTTAATTTTCCCTTGATATCGTCCCAAATTTCTTCGAGCTCATgattcttgttttttttttatctctaaaCAGTTAacagtgaaaataaaaacaaagtatttaagaaattgatattttaataaaaaaatttttcgatatttatttaatcagttcatattttattttaatttacattttaaggtactttattaatataatcctGGACATTATTAACAAAGTTTGTAGTTTCAGATTAAATTGTGTTGGAAGCAGAAATATCATGtagatagaaaattttttacacttaaAGAATGTATTCAAATCGAAAATTATGGTTTTGAGATTATCTAGTTTACAATATTCAATGGTTTTTTAACACAATCTCGTATATAAGTATCTCAAAAAtaacaacttttgaaaaatgtagaaaattattgataaaaaatgaatggttgctaaaaaataatatttaccaattgtattttgtgaaacAATGCTATTgttctaattattatttcattttataatttttttagtaacgaatttatacttaattattaattattcggtttaaacttataatattaaaagatCGAGATTCtatcctataaaaaaaaatttaagactattttattCAACTATGTTCAATAGATAGAttcaaaaactgaaaaataatatgaGATTTGATTATTTCCTAGTTTTTCCTAATTCTTTAAACAATTGCGGGATCTAAAGTTGAGTGCTGACCGGATGTATCCCTCGATGGTGGATCGGAGTGACCTAAAAATAGAGAAGAAATGTGTAGATTCCTCAACAGAGAAAAAGGGACATCTACAATCAAACCTCGCGGCCtttaaatgatataaaaaatcgaaTCATATCTGTAAAGTTAGTATGGCGAGATTATTGTCGCTAACATGGCCAAATAAGCAGAATGGcttattttttggttaataaTTTAGTGGTAATTTAGGctcgaaaaataaaacttgacGCTTTGAAAAATGAGTCAATTATTAGCCAAAATAAGAGTGATTCTGCTTAATTTGTCATGCTAGCTGCAAGTGTTAAAGAATCCATGGCCGGCATAAAACCTAGCTTTAGAGGGTTGAGGCCTTACTGGGGgcaatttttcaaactaaagTATAGGTAATTGTGTCGATACTTGAGTAAAACTGGGATATAATATCGCGAATGCTGCTCTTGGAACAACAGACGCATCCTATTATATAAGAATCTTACCTGTCCACGTAAGATTCTGCACACTTGTGGTATCTATATGGataacttaataaataatattacgGCAGATAGGGCTTTGAAAATTACATTGACCTAATTAGACTGGACTGGAATgtatttattatgtaaaaagcAAATTAAATATGGAGCCgaacattataaattttttttttttttaactgaataGTCGACATTTTAATAAGTTCCTGActtaaatacaattaaaaaaattgaaaataaaatttacagtcATTAATATATCATGTttgcataattattaattttaatagatgTTACTCTTATTTTGGAGCTTCAGTTACAGCCAATTCCCGTAACTTGGTTTCAAAGTTTTTAGTTGTTTCAAGAACAAGTTCGACGGCTTGCTTAGTGATTTTTGCTACATcttcttgaattttttcagaatctttGCTAATTGCTTTCGAAGCTTTGCCTGATTCGTCAACGAGAGTCTTGAACCCTTCAGTTAATTTTTCCTGGAGTTGCTTTGCTTGGTCTTGAGCATTTGGAATTTGTGCATTAATATCATCAGCGACTTTGTTGAATTTTTCCTTGATATCGTCCCAAACTTTCTCTAGCTCAGGATTCTTGGTTTTAATCTTCCGTAttgccaaaaaaatcaaagtatttaaaaaattaatattttcatatacaattgttttcatatttatttaataaatatttacattattcaAATACTTACATCTTCAGATACTTTTTTAACATAATCCTGAACATTATTAACAAAGTTCGTAGTTTGAGATTGAATTGTTTTGGCTACAGTCTCTTGATCCGGAAgattaagttttttttgaagCTCTTCGCCGAAATTATTGATACTAGCTTGAGCTTGAGTTATAAGATCGGATAATTGAGGAGGCTGAGTTGCTACCTCACCAGCAGGCATGCTATACGAACTAGTCACTAAAGCTGCTATTATTATTCCACAGATggacttcat
This genomic window contains:
- the LOC123260542 gene encoding uncharacterized protein LOC123260542: MEITSWKTSVILSAMFMILITATAEKFTKDHKQTLDKVVKMLSAKPHFQSYENFEERTERINKELDQAMNIINVVKEIDRFVTNKIKMIVKQLNAIYDIHYSDRSQSSFNVYEQ
- the LOC123261069 gene encoding uncharacterized protein LOC123261069, which encodes MKSICGIIIAALVTSSYSMPAGEVATQPPQLSDLITQAQASINNFGEELQKKLNLPDQETVAKTIQSQTTNFVNNVQDYVKKVSEDIKTKNPELEKVWDDIKEKFNKVADDINAQIPNAQDQAKQLQEKLTEGFKTLVDESGKASKAISKDSEKIQEDVAKITKQAVELVLETTKNFETKLRELAVTEAPK